A single window of Ktedonobacteraceae bacterium DNA harbors:
- a CDS encoding translation initiation factor eIF-2B yields the protein MSNFEQRIDQVRNDREHGSRWLVRETISILHDIAIQANSSADERLQQLQQAGSELAHARPAMAALAGAVGRILSAPDGVEGMAREAERLLKEYDTATEHIARYARPFLHGTLMTDSISGTVLDVLVSCREQIRGVIVLEGRPRYEGRDMAKALSQHHMAVTLITDAQADIFLPQCQAVVVGADSVLANGDVLNKAGTALLGWAAQGHSIPFYVLCETLKVSPRGWSGDLAQLEEKEASEVLAEPIPGVTVRNFYFDRTPAHLVTAIFSEQGILSKQKIAEIATSLKGVV from the coding sequence ATGAGTAATTTCGAGCAGCGCATTGACCAGGTGCGCAATGATCGCGAGCATGGCTCGCGCTGGCTGGTACGTGAGACGATCTCGATCTTGCACGACATAGCAATCCAGGCGAATAGTTCCGCTGACGAACGGTTGCAGCAATTGCAGCAGGCCGGGTCGGAACTGGCGCATGCCCGCCCGGCTATGGCGGCACTGGCCGGAGCAGTGGGGCGCATTCTCTCCGCGCCGGATGGAGTAGAGGGCATGGCGCGCGAGGCAGAGCGCCTGCTGAAAGAATACGATACGGCTACAGAGCATATTGCGCGCTATGCTCGTCCTTTCTTGCATGGCACGTTAATGACGGATAGTATCTCAGGCACGGTGCTGGATGTGCTGGTCTCCTGCCGCGAGCAGATTCGAGGCGTTATTGTGCTGGAGGGCCGCCCACGCTACGAAGGACGCGATATGGCGAAGGCATTGAGCCAGCATCATATGGCGGTGACGTTGATTACGGATGCGCAGGCGGATATTTTTCTGCCGCAATGCCAGGCGGTGGTGGTGGGAGCAGATTCGGTGCTGGCGAACGGGGATGTGCTGAATAAAGCGGGAACGGCGTTGCTGGGATGGGCGGCCCAGGGTCATTCTATTCCCTTTTATGTGCTGTGCGAGACGTTGAAGGTTTCCCCACGTGGTTGGTCTGGTGACCTGGCGCAATTAGAGGAGAAAGAGGCGTCGGAAGTGCTGGCTGAACCTATTCCCGGTGTGACGGTACGCAATTTCTATTTTGATCGGACTCCGGCGCATCTTGTTACGGCGATCTTTAGCGAACAAGGGATATTGAGCAAGCAGAAGATCGCTGAGATTGCAACCTCATTAAAGGGCGTGGTTTAA
- a CDS encoding PLP-dependent aminotransferase family protein, with translation MRQHSNQYSPRPLFTAPIHTLIQLERNSGLPLYRQICQKLREAILSGELAEGTRLPTERMLASELGVNRTTVMNAYNELASEGLIEGHVGRGTLVKRNHFLHDSDGFEDEAASWLLGLPAGEREILGPDAGMLSELASAGERREILSLAPGSPAPNLLPAQMLRSVFTDGLLAASQSALGYCPVEGLHSLRKGIAARMRRRGVSVDAQHILILSGSTQGVGLIGRFLLNPGDEVVVEVPTYLGAIQAFRSLNARVIGVPMDSDGIRVDLLESILARRRPRFIYIQPVFQNPTGVVMSQERRRRLLVLAKRYQTPILEDDPYGEIYFDGKAPQPLKALDTNGQVLYLSTFSKILAPGLRVAWMAAPELIIERLALHKQIFDLTTNSLGQWVVSEVIRRNMLDDHLAMLREQYRHKRDLMLQAIGRYWPAEVRVNSPNGGFHLWCRLPGDLRARTLLREAANEQVAFLIGEPFHVDGGGQQHFRLSYAFPVEEDIEEGVKRIGKAIKRLLERRSSREEQRQVEHIPMV, from the coding sequence ATGCGACAGCACTCAAATCAGTACTCGCCAAGACCATTATTTACAGCACCGATCCATACGCTCATCCAGCTTGAACGCAACAGTGGTTTGCCGTTATACCGGCAGATTTGCCAGAAACTGCGCGAAGCCATCCTCTCAGGTGAGCTGGCCGAGGGCACGCGCCTGCCTACCGAGCGTATGCTGGCGAGCGAACTGGGCGTCAATCGAACCACCGTCATGAACGCCTATAACGAACTCGCCAGCGAAGGTCTGATTGAGGGGCATGTCGGACGCGGCACACTGGTAAAACGCAATCATTTCCTGCATGATAGCGATGGATTCGAGGACGAGGCCGCCTCCTGGCTCTTAGGCTTGCCCGCCGGCGAACGCGAAATTCTTGGCCCGGATGCTGGAATGCTGAGCGAACTCGCCTCAGCAGGTGAGCGGCGAGAAATCCTCTCCCTTGCGCCCGGTTCGCCTGCTCCCAACCTGCTGCCCGCACAGATGCTGCGCTCAGTCTTCACCGATGGTCTCCTCGCCGCCAGCCAATCCGCGCTGGGCTACTGCCCGGTTGAGGGACTGCACAGCCTGCGCAAGGGCATCGCGGCACGTATGCGCCGGCGCGGCGTCAGCGTCGACGCGCAGCATATCCTCATCCTCTCCGGCTCAACCCAGGGCGTTGGACTGATCGGACGCTTTCTGCTCAATCCAGGCGATGAAGTCGTCGTCGAAGTCCCTACCTACCTGGGGGCGATCCAGGCTTTCCGCTCTCTGAATGCGCGCGTTATCGGTGTGCCCATGGATAGCGATGGGATTCGTGTCGATTTGCTGGAATCCATCCTGGCGCGTCGTCGCCCGCGCTTTATCTATATCCAGCCCGTCTTTCAAAATCCAACGGGTGTCGTGATGTCGCAGGAACGCCGGCGCCGCCTGCTAGTTCTGGCGAAGCGCTATCAAACCCCGATACTTGAAGATGATCCTTATGGAGAAATTTACTTTGATGGTAAAGCGCCGCAGCCATTGAAGGCGCTGGATACGAATGGGCAGGTGCTTTACCTGAGCACCTTTTCCAAAATACTGGCCCCCGGCCTGCGCGTGGCCTGGATGGCGGCGCCGGAACTGATCATTGAGCGTCTGGCATTGCATAAGCAAATCTTTGATCTGACCACAAACTCTCTGGGACAATGGGTCGTTTCAGAAGTGATACGCCGCAATATGCTGGACGACCACCTGGCGATGCTGCGCGAACAGTACCGGCACAAGCGCGACCTGATGTTGCAGGCAATCGGCAGGTACTGGCCAGCCGAGGTGCGTGTCAATTCGCCCAACGGCGGCTTTCATCTCTGGTGTCGCCTGCCCGGAGATTTGCGCGCCCGCACCCTGCTGCGCGAAGCCGCCAACGAGCAGGTTGCTTTCCTGATCGGCGAGCCATTCCACGTCGATGGAGGTGGTCAACAGCACTTTCGCCTGAGCTACGCCTTCCCCGTTGAAGAAGACATCGAGGAGGGTGTCAAGCGCATAGGCAAGGCCATCAAACGCCTGCTTGAACGTCGCTCCTCGCGCGAGGAGCAGAGGCAGGTTGAACATATACCGATGGTGTAG
- a CDS encoding gluconeogenesis factor YvcK family protein, translating into MPAYHHTGDRFAGRRVVTIGGGSGTFSFLSHLKKYPFNITAIVTMSDSGGSSRRLMDEFRRQLPLGDLRMSLVALARNGALWREVFMHRFQQSEDNDEHETVRGVAGHSLGNLILKGLQDINNGDLLLAIEDAQELLNTAGRVLPVTLSQTSICAELADGTTICGETDIDTRGKKNLGPLSPIACLRLQPEDAPGCAQAIRAIKRADTIIIGPGDLYTSLLPNLLVKDIACAVRESDAEKVYVCNLMTKHGETDGFKASDFVKELHKYLGGHVDRVLVNNGPFPPDVLTTYAQEVSEPVIADRAQLLRLVPHVVIEPLNLENDRLARHDPERLVRAIFPNDE; encoded by the coding sequence TTGCCAGCATATCATCATACCGGAGATCGATTTGCAGGACGCCGCGTCGTTACCATAGGCGGCGGCTCAGGAACCTTCTCTTTTCTCTCGCATCTGAAAAAATACCCTTTCAATATCACTGCCATTGTCACCATGTCCGACAGCGGTGGCAGTTCCCGCAGGTTGATGGACGAATTTCGTCGCCAGTTGCCCCTCGGTGATTTGCGCATGTCACTGGTCGCGCTGGCCCGTAATGGAGCCTTATGGCGCGAAGTATTTATGCACCGCTTCCAGCAATCAGAAGATAACGATGAACACGAAACCGTTCGTGGTGTAGCCGGTCACAGCCTCGGCAACCTTATCCTCAAGGGGCTACAGGACATCAACAACGGCGATCTCCTGCTAGCCATCGAAGACGCCCAGGAACTGCTCAATACAGCCGGGCGCGTGCTGCCGGTTACCCTCTCACAAACCAGCATTTGCGCGGAACTCGCGGATGGCACAACCATCTGCGGCGAGACGGATATTGATACCAGGGGGAAGAAGAATCTTGGCCCGCTCTCACCCATTGCGTGCCTGCGTTTGCAACCCGAAGACGCTCCCGGCTGCGCCCAGGCTATACGGGCCATCAAGCGAGCGGATACAATTATTATCGGCCCCGGCGATCTCTATACCAGCCTGCTACCCAATCTGCTCGTAAAAGATATCGCCTGTGCCGTGCGCGAATCCGATGCTGAGAAAGTCTATGTCTGCAATCTAATGACCAAACATGGCGAAACGGATGGCTTCAAGGCCTCCGATTTTGTCAAGGAGCTTCATAAATACCTGGGCGGGCATGTAGATCGCGTTCTTGTCAATAATGGCCCATTTCCACCCGATGTGCTGACAACCTATGCCCAGGAAGTCAGTGAACCGGTCATAGCCGACCGCGCACAATTATTACGCCTTGTGCCTCATGTCGTGATCGAACCCCTGAATCTGGAGAACGACCGGCTTGCGCGTCATGATCCTGAACGCCTCGTTCGCGCCATCTTTCCCAACGATGAATAG
- a CDS encoding GYD domain-containing protein: protein MPTYISLVNLTEQGFKDIKNAPQRLQSLDAAVKEAGGRLVGFYLVMGSFDYVIITEVPDDQTAARLILGTIAQGSVRTQTMRAFPREEFEEIARGVH from the coding sequence ATGCCAACCTACATTAGCCTGGTCAATCTCACCGAGCAGGGCTTCAAAGATATCAAGAATGCGCCACAGCGGTTGCAGTCGTTAGATGCAGCGGTAAAAGAGGCCGGGGGGCGGCTGGTCGGTTTCTACCTGGTAATGGGTTCGTTTGATTATGTGATCATCACCGAGGTTCCCGATGACCAGACGGCTGCTCGCCTGATCCTTGGTACTATTGCACAGGGCAGTGTGCGCACCCAGACCATGCGCGCATTTCCACGTGAAGAATTCGAGGAAATCGCGCGAGGCGTGCATTAG
- a CDS encoding tetratricopeptide repeat protein, protein MASKKNTDALAPQGDTPQVQQLLELRHQIAEELHHSSSRQQAEHALAEISSADEATQMALLKALVKQGDTDAADVLLAINELTTNKAVRKESRRALIQLAGAKVYPSWTPAPEEVTPGPVEHPPRFWRGYATLSRETGQVQLILCWEQGFEYSQARMMGFLLDYWRYGIKDFFNENSSRRRIESRVQEMKNLFATSEDGEVEVVECTLAEGRRLILDALDVNNWRGSTQHKDYRHYLPTVQQLVLNAKNAGEDSGRTFIRPDLLPDDVVGNFVGAWSLGDYGLCYDLLASTSDLLEGRSREEWVDLRRKWANEAHPARMSPSFIREREQNQQSLWLPGSVISSRASARREVEMGWSLELLNTPLSGTLPEMPMGTAVYKETHRHWFWTSYVLTQENDQWRISRMTDEGARAQGLPIADLQQQVKDHEDRMQAILKEHAPTDPNAGQYYEEIVWRMVVTMHLDDALLVKLPFDRAIYEDALSRAMGIRMVERALVYAGELVRRFVATSKHGEDLRRLGALQVALADQFVQFGMDERADEFFTIAEKTMRDSLEVEDSSMGHLLLGELHMQQNEYEDALAEFELARPLVQNRDEEAQLEFDIASCQIELERYSEAAAHMQRVAEINPDYAGIWFNIGHVYRLQKNYAEAETYFRRAIAQQPDDIRPYSELGSIYLDTRRLSDAYHIVEQGIQANPSSAHLKALLAGILDEMGQHRRARITLEEAERINPDLPIVQAMRQVLDEKKKR, encoded by the coding sequence ATGGCATCAAAAAAGAATACGGATGCTCTTGCTCCACAAGGAGATACCCCGCAGGTACAGCAACTACTTGAACTTCGCCACCAGATCGCGGAAGAATTGCATCATAGCAGCAGCAGGCAACAGGCGGAACATGCACTGGCGGAAATAAGCAGCGCGGATGAGGCGACTCAGATGGCTTTGCTTAAAGCCCTGGTCAAGCAAGGCGATACTGATGCGGCGGATGTCTTGCTGGCAATCAACGAATTGACGACGAACAAGGCAGTGCGCAAGGAGTCGCGCCGGGCATTGATACAACTGGCGGGCGCGAAGGTCTATCCCAGCTGGACGCCCGCGCCGGAAGAGGTAACACCCGGGCCGGTTGAGCATCCACCGCGCTTCTGGAGAGGCTATGCAACGCTTTCACGTGAGACGGGCCAGGTACAGCTCATTTTGTGCTGGGAACAGGGTTTTGAATATAGTCAGGCCCGTATGATGGGCTTCTTGCTCGATTACTGGCGCTACGGCATCAAGGACTTTTTTAACGAAAATAGCAGCAGGCGGCGCATCGAATCGCGCGTGCAGGAGATGAAAAACCTGTTCGCAACCTCAGAAGATGGAGAGGTTGAGGTTGTTGAATGCACGCTGGCCGAAGGACGCCGCCTGATCCTGGACGCCCTCGACGTGAATAACTGGCGTGGCTCGACACAGCACAAAGATTACCGTCACTACCTGCCGACCGTACAGCAGTTGGTGCTGAACGCGAAAAATGCGGGCGAGGATAGCGGCCGCACCTTTATTCGGCCAGATCTGCTTCCTGATGATGTTGTGGGCAATTTCGTAGGAGCGTGGTCGTTAGGTGATTACGGATTGTGCTATGATCTGCTGGCCAGTACGAGCGACCTGCTTGAGGGACGTTCGCGCGAAGAATGGGTGGATTTACGCCGCAAATGGGCGAATGAAGCGCATCCTGCCCGTATGTCACCGTCATTTATACGCGAGCGCGAGCAAAACCAGCAATCGCTCTGGTTGCCCGGTTCGGTCATTAGCAGCCGCGCATCGGCGCGGCGCGAGGTCGAGATGGGCTGGTCGCTTGAACTGTTGAATACGCCTCTTAGCGGCACGCTGCCGGAGATGCCTATGGGAACAGCTGTTTATAAAGAGACGCACCGGCACTGGTTCTGGACTTCGTATGTCCTTACCCAGGAAAATGACCAATGGCGCATTTCTCGTATGACAGACGAGGGAGCAAGGGCACAGGGGTTGCCGATTGCGGATTTGCAACAGCAGGTGAAAGACCATGAGGACCGTATGCAGGCGATTCTGAAGGAGCATGCCCCGACCGACCCGAATGCTGGACAATATTATGAAGAGATCGTCTGGCGCATGGTAGTGACAATGCACCTTGATGATGCTCTGCTGGTGAAGCTGCCATTTGACCGGGCAATCTATGAAGATGCTTTAAGCCGTGCTATGGGTATACGCATGGTGGAGCGCGCGCTCGTCTATGCCGGAGAACTGGTGCGCCGCTTTGTCGCAACCTCAAAGCATGGAGAAGATTTGAGGCGATTGGGTGCGCTGCAGGTAGCGCTCGCGGATCAGTTTGTGCAATTTGGCATGGATGAGCGCGCCGATGAGTTCTTTACTATAGCCGAAAAAACGATGCGCGACTCACTCGAGGTCGAAGATAGCTCGATGGGACATTTGCTGTTGGGCGAACTGCATATGCAACAAAATGAATACGAAGACGCGCTGGCCGAGTTCGAGCTTGCCCGGCCCCTGGTGCAAAATCGAGACGAGGAAGCTCAACTTGAATTTGATATCGCCAGCTGTCAAATTGAACTCGAGCGCTATAGCGAGGCAGCAGCTCATATGCAGCGGGTCGCGGAAATTAACCCTGATTACGCTGGTATCTGGTTCAATATCGGTCATGTTTATCGCCTGCAGAAAAACTATGCCGAGGCAGAAACCTACTTCAGGCGGGCCATTGCGCAGCAACCTGATGATATACGGCCCTATTCTGAGCTTGGTTCTATCTACCTGGACACGCGCCGCCTCTCCGATGCTTATCACATCGTGGAACAGGGAATACAGGCCAACCCCTCATCCGCGCATCTGAAGGCCCTGCTGGCCGGAATCCTGGATGAGATGGGCCAGCACCGGCGCGCCCGCATCACCCTGGAAGAGGCGGAACGCATAAACCCCGACCTGCCAATTGTCCAGGCGATGCGCCAGGTGCTTGATGAGAAGAAGAAAAGGTAG
- a CDS encoding class I SAM-dependent RNA methyltransferase produces MTQEERIISYHTVTLGAMTREGNTLAEIIDDDIASSTPGTRTLQVPAGLPGERVTIAVEELAPPPAGKRKRRWKPCPPRVWISEIHETSPLRVSAPCPVFGTCGGCQLQHMRYSAQLEWKRSIVCDLLRDIGGFDDPPVLEPVPCDDPWHYRNHMRFSVNRQGQAGLTARGTHRVLPLSACPIAHQYINRALEVLCTQPNPRPQVLIRCGTATNQVLLQPAPTPEIAQRLREAGLEVRTETMEEVLAGETFRIRPSSFFQTNTRQAEKMVQMVLDGLIDHAITVIDAYCGVGTFALLLAKHFDQVIAIEESASAIKDARENLRDVHNVEIRKGKVEDLLPDLASQVQGLVIDPPRAGCQPVVLEALIRHPVARMVYVSCDPATLARDLGILCHTHPAYRLRSVQPLDMFPQTAHIECVAVLECL; encoded by the coding sequence ATGACACAGGAAGAGCGCATCATCAGCTATCATACCGTCACCCTCGGCGCAATGACTCGCGAGGGCAATACCCTGGCCGAAATCATCGATGACGATATCGCATCATCTACGCCGGGAACGCGCACGCTACAAGTACCCGCCGGCCTGCCGGGTGAGCGTGTCACCATCGCTGTAGAGGAGCTGGCCCCGCCGCCTGCAGGAAAACGCAAACGGCGCTGGAAGCCGTGCCCACCGCGCGTCTGGATCAGCGAAATTCATGAAACTTCTCCCTTGCGCGTTTCCGCTCCCTGTCCCGTGTTTGGCACCTGTGGAGGCTGCCAACTGCAACACATGCGGTATAGCGCTCAGTTGGAGTGGAAACGTTCTATTGTATGCGATCTGCTGCGCGATATTGGGGGCTTTGACGATCCGCCGGTGCTGGAGCCTGTGCCCTGTGACGATCCCTGGCATTACCGCAATCATATGCGTTTCTCCGTCAATCGCCAGGGGCAGGCTGGGCTCACCGCACGCGGTACGCATCGTGTCTTGCCGCTCAGCGCCTGTCCTATCGCGCACCAGTATATCAATCGTGCCCTGGAAGTATTGTGTACGCAGCCCAATCCGCGCCCGCAGGTCTTGATTCGTTGTGGGACTGCGACAAATCAAGTGCTTTTGCAACCCGCTCCGACCCCAGAAATCGCGCAGCGCCTGCGTGAAGCCGGTCTCGAAGTGCGCACCGAGACCATGGAGGAGGTGCTGGCCGGCGAGACATTTCGCATTCGCCCCAGTTCATTTTTCCAGACCAACACGCGGCAGGCGGAAAAGATGGTACAGATGGTGCTGGATGGATTAATCGACCATGCAATAACCGTCATCGATGCCTATTGTGGCGTCGGCACATTTGCCCTTTTGCTGGCGAAGCACTTTGATCAGGTGATCGCGATAGAGGAATCGGCCAGCGCCATTAAGGATGCCAGGGAAAACTTGCGCGACGTGCATAACGTGGAGATTCGCAAGGGCAAGGTAGAGGATTTGCTGCCAGACTTAGCTTCCCAGGTTCAGGGACTGGTGATTGATCCACCGCGCGCCGGTTGCCAGCCGGTTGTATTAGAAGCGCTCATCCGGCATCCCGTCGCCAGGATGGTCTACGTCTCATGCGATCCGGCGACCCTGGCTCGTGATCTGGGCATCCTCTGTCATACGCATCCCGCGTACCGCTTGCGCTCGGTGCAACCGTTGGATATGTTTCCGCAGACGGCGCATATTGAATGTGTAGCCGTCCTGGAGTGTCTATAA
- a CDS encoding gamma-glutamylcyclotransferase family protein, with protein MGTSNEQNNQPEGLVEGPNGLETATTEHFVVPGVTIVRGNTPPPRTPGLRAARADQLRLSGQASQNAMAEFPAAAPEAPPLPEDYDDGEAAASKAPSQSRSKQESSGQEQWEFMWLFEYGLAMDAAYLNSPERLNGLALTYGAAILRGYRIVPDGVEMGSGQVAATIVPAQQADAGVWGILYRVPRRLAERNGEELSLLDKIHGATVFAPLEVTVHEIYRNREVRCLTYIAPVTRQRQSLWPPSVHEETRLAYAQQLLACATRQQLPGDYLMELKRFAAGIETRKRTAAGPVERNTEPLPIVKGAADADSMKEKSNEHGQDALLARYPVRWLTAFALYLVVLLLATLTLACLQAIGYGNTMFAVSFAVLGVPWYVLVYGLLGACVSGILTLRKQTAVGLPGFVVMTWFARPYIGLILAALAYLLLNSGLVVIGGNAGQHYALNALVGALAGFCEGWVYFRKISAP; from the coding sequence ATGGGTACCAGCAATGAACAGAACAATCAACCGGAAGGCCTGGTTGAAGGGCCGAACGGGCTAGAAACAGCGACCACAGAGCATTTCGTCGTGCCAGGTGTGACGATTGTGCGCGGCAACACGCCACCCCCGCGTACACCCGGGCTAAGGGCTGCCAGAGCAGATCAGTTGCGTTTATCCGGGCAAGCATCACAGAATGCTATGGCGGAATTTCCAGCGGCGGCTCCAGAGGCTCCCCCATTGCCAGAAGATTACGACGATGGGGAAGCTGCTGCTTCAAAGGCTCCTTCACAGTCAAGGAGCAAACAAGAATCTTCTGGCCAGGAACAATGGGAGTTCATGTGGCTTTTTGAATATGGCCTGGCGATGGATGCGGCTTATTTGAACAGCCCTGAGCGACTGAATGGCCTGGCTCTGACGTATGGAGCGGCCATATTGAGGGGGTACCGCATTGTGCCGGATGGCGTCGAGATGGGTTCGGGCCAGGTAGCGGCTACTATCGTCCCTGCGCAGCAAGCGGATGCCGGAGTATGGGGCATATTGTATCGTGTGCCGCGCCGCCTGGCCGAGCGAAATGGTGAAGAGCTTTCTCTCCTTGATAAGATTCACGGAGCGACCGTATTCGCACCGTTAGAAGTTACCGTGCATGAGATCTATCGCAACCGCGAAGTACGTTGCCTGACCTATATTGCCCCCGTTACGCGCCAGCGACAGTCGCTCTGGCCGCCATCCGTACATGAGGAAACGCGGTTAGCATATGCTCAGCAACTGCTTGCATGCGCCACGCGGCAGCAATTGCCCGGTGATTATCTGATGGAGTTGAAACGATTCGCAGCAGGAATTGAGACGCGGAAGAGAACTGCTGCCGGGCCGGTTGAGCGCAATACCGAGCCATTGCCCATAGTAAAAGGCGCAGCCGATGCCGATAGCATGAAAGAGAAGTCGAATGAGCATGGGCAGGACGCTCTGCTGGCACGCTATCCGGTTCGCTGGTTAACGGCTTTTGCGCTTTACCTGGTTGTGTTGTTGCTGGCGACGCTTACGCTGGCGTGCTTGCAGGCAATTGGATATGGGAATACTATGTTCGCCGTCAGCTTTGCGGTACTCGGTGTGCCCTGGTATGTGCTGGTGTATGGTTTATTGGGAGCATGTGTGAGCGGGATTCTTACGCTGAGAAAGCAGACTGCGGTTGGCCTGCCGGGGTTCGTGGTGATGACATGGTTCGCGCGCCCGTATATCGGCCTGATACTGGCGGCCCTGGCGTATCTCTTGCTCAATAGTGGTCTTGTTGTGATTGGTGGCAATGCCGGACAGCATTACGCATTGAATGCGCTGGTAGGCGCGCTGGCCGGGTTTTGTGAGGGATGGGTGTACTTTCGAAAAATATCCGCCCCGTAG
- a CDS encoding tetratricopeptide repeat protein produces MMARKKEQKQEVLITFLENLTVGAYALSYDLLASDSRLRGGLTKDEWIELHKTWEEQANPRGYRMDFGRILKPEYTDTDLPTPSNEEDEANLAKIEIGWSMGINDTPLNASICELSQPTAINQVTGRRWFWALYTLVKERGNWRVQSMIDEVAGARNLSSAELQERISQHIPYMEEFSKQHTLSDLEEDSDDPAEIEALQEARARTGHVLAYLDALIEQEPQELRHYELAAARALALNEIERCLVYFDLMLDRFPERRSDTLLVLSGMQMRYMQYLQGDLDIFDYEEEFIGRMRELAEANLRESISLKDDSLGHLFLAQLLQEDDERLDEVEEQLQQARALAQDEGIVAMAEHELGQLAMMREDYEQALEHYRRVAEIHPDNSRAWADIGDAFNAMEQFDEAEANYKHAIELKPDDINLYVDLSTIYIANDEMDRSRELWEEALRANPDSAGCRYYLAMTLAEQGEFRRAQKLLEEAQKIDPQSEMAFMIDMMLNAFKTRKLPAVKPDEQAPAESTITPVGAPSVVARPLSGIKPPTKFSRKKARKRKKK; encoded by the coding sequence ATGATGGCACGAAAAAAAGAGCAAAAGCAGGAAGTTCTTATAACCTTTCTCGAAAATCTGACAGTCGGAGCGTATGCACTCTCCTATGATTTGCTTGCAAGCGATAGCAGATTGCGCGGCGGTCTTACAAAAGACGAATGGATAGAACTGCACAAAACCTGGGAGGAACAGGCCAATCCGAGAGGGTACAGGATGGATTTTGGTCGAATACTGAAACCCGAGTATACCGATACTGATCTTCCAACCCCATCGAACGAAGAGGATGAGGCCAATCTTGCGAAAATAGAGATTGGCTGGTCAATGGGTATAAATGATACGCCGCTTAATGCTTCCATCTGCGAACTCTCACAGCCAACCGCGATCAATCAGGTAACGGGGCGGCGCTGGTTCTGGGCGCTCTATACGCTGGTAAAAGAGCGCGGCAACTGGCGCGTGCAGAGCATGATCGATGAGGTAGCCGGGGCGCGAAACCTGTCAAGTGCGGAATTGCAGGAACGAATTTCACAGCATATTCCATATATGGAGGAATTTTCAAAGCAGCACACTCTATCTGACCTGGAAGAGGATTCGGATGATCCTGCTGAAATCGAGGCCCTGCAAGAAGCGCGCGCGCGTACCGGCCATGTTCTCGCTTATTTAGACGCGCTGATCGAGCAGGAGCCGCAAGAACTGCGACACTATGAACTTGCAGCCGCCCGCGCGCTGGCACTAAATGAAATTGAACGCTGCCTGGTCTACTTTGATCTCATGTTGGACCGTTTTCCTGAGAGGCGCAGCGACACCTTATTAGTGCTGAGTGGCATGCAGATGCGCTACATGCAGTACCTGCAAGGTGATTTGGATATCTTCGATTATGAGGAAGAGTTTATTGGCCGTATGCGCGAACTTGCGGAGGCTAATCTGCGCGAGTCGATATCCTTGAAAGATGACTCTTTGGGCCATTTGTTTCTGGCCCAATTGTTGCAGGAAGACGATGAACGCCTGGATGAAGTGGAAGAGCAACTGCAACAGGCCAGGGCATTAGCCCAGGACGAGGGCATAGTGGCTATGGCCGAGCATGAATTGGGTCAGCTTGCCATGATGCGCGAGGACTATGAACAGGCGCTTGAGCATTACCGGCGGGTCGCTGAAATTCATCCAGATAATTCCAGGGCCTGGGCGGATATTGGGGATGCCTTCAATGCGATGGAGCAATTTGATGAGGCGGAAGCGAACTATAAGCATGCTATTGAACTGAAACCGGATGATATCAACCTCTATGTTGACCTGAGCACAATCTACATAGCAAACGACGAGATGGACCGGTCTCGCGAGCTGTGGGAAGAGGCATTACGTGCCAATCCTGACTCTGCCGGCTGTCGTTATTATCTCGCCATGACCCTGGCCGAGCAAGGCGAATTTCGGCGCGCGCAAAAGCTGTTGGAGGAAGCGCAGAAAATTGATCCACAATCCGAGATGGCCTTCATGATTGATATGATGCTCAACGCCTTTAAAACAAGAAAATTGCCCGCCGTTAAACCGGACGAGCAAGCTCCCGCCGAAAGCACAATCACGCCCGTAGGGGCACCTTCTGTGGTTGCCCGCCCACTAAGCGGCATTAAGCCCCCAACAAAATTCTCTAGAAAGAAAGCCCGCAAACGCAAGAAAAAATGA